A window of the Tunturibacter empetritectus genome harbors these coding sequences:
- a CDS encoding class I SAM-dependent methyltransferase yields the protein MSIAETAMNVQEQFGQIDIYVFDQILRGNITPDMRVLDAGCGYGRNLVHLLREGCEIFAIDANTEGVAHVRALAAELAPTLPSTNFQVGNLEQINLPHNFADVVICSSVLHFAHDESHFLAMLEELWRVLRPGGMLFCRLGSRIGMDFEQVRPNIYRINDGSEWFLVDEAMLMQLTQQLDAVMVDQLKTTIVQDYRCMTTWVLRKRSNRSDGRGGP from the coding sequence ATGTCGATTGCTGAAACAGCAATGAACGTGCAGGAGCAGTTCGGCCAGATTGATATCTACGTCTTCGACCAGATTCTGCGAGGGAACATCACTCCCGATATGCGCGTCCTTGACGCCGGCTGTGGCTACGGCAGAAATCTCGTGCACCTTCTACGAGAGGGTTGCGAGATCTTCGCGATAGACGCAAACACAGAAGGAGTAGCGCACGTCCGAGCGCTTGCAGCAGAACTAGCCCCAACCCTGCCGTCAACCAACTTTCAAGTGGGAAACCTCGAACAAATAAACCTGCCACATAACTTTGCAGACGTGGTGATCTGCAGCTCAGTGCTGCACTTCGCGCACGACGAATCTCATTTCCTCGCAATGCTCGAAGAGCTATGGCGAGTTCTGCGCCCAGGAGGTATGCTCTTCTGCCGTCTGGGTTCGCGCATCGGCATGGACTTCGAACAGGTGCGACCCAACATCTATCGCATCAACGACGGATCGGAGTGGTTCCTGGTCGACGAGGCCATGCTGATGCAGTTGACCCAGCAGTTGGATGCCGTCATGGTGGACCAGCTGAAGACAACAATCGTGCAGGACTATCGATGCATGACAACCTGGGTGCTGCGCAAGCGTTCCAATCGGTCTGACGGAAGAGGCGGACCCTAG
- a CDS encoding S9 family peptidase has protein sequence MTQSIILPPQARQEPTPTTLHGQTLEDNYRWMRDKSSPEVLAHLKAENAYTLSVMAGTEGLQKKLYDEMLSHIKETDVSVPYRNRGWFYYVRTVEGKQYPIHCRRLAVGAAYDESQPEEILLDVNQLAEGQSFMALGALSVSIDDTKLAYSTDNTGFRQYTLHVRDLKTGLDLPDSAERVGSIAWAADSHTLFYTTEDEVTKRHDHLFRHRLGDSSESDVLIYEEKDERFNVGVGKTRDNEYLLMEAGSHTTSECRFLSAKTPEGEFQMIAPRVDEQEYAVDHRKGLFYIRTNDVGKSFRVVTTRVETPERDFWEELIPLQADAPLEDFDVFDSFCVCSRRRLGLPTLTVIEFGMAKGVGLSREIAFPEPVYAAATNMNPEFATEKLRYSYTSLVSPASIYEYDLRLGTSQLLKQQEVPGGFDSSRYASERVWVETSDGVKIPVSVVYRRDSFTRNSTNPVYVYGYGSYGYPLPIGFSSSRLSLLDRGVVIAYAHIRGGGEMGDLWHDAGKMMVKRNTFSDFIAVTEQLVAKGYGARDRVAIEGGSAGGLLMGAVVNERPELFRVVLSHVPFVDVLNTMLDASLPLTVAEYEEWGNPNEAEAFEYMRSYSPYDNLKAGEYPALLVKTSLNDSQVMYWEPAKYVAKLRTLKTNDAPLLLHINMDAGHGGASGRYDYLKEIAFDYAFLLTELGAAD, from the coding sequence ATGACGCAAAGCATCATCCTGCCACCCCAGGCTCGCCAGGAACCTACGCCCACAACGCTGCATGGACAGACACTTGAAGATAACTACCGGTGGATGAGGGATAAGTCTTCGCCCGAGGTGCTGGCTCATCTTAAGGCGGAGAACGCTTATACACTCTCCGTGATGGCGGGAACCGAGGGTCTGCAGAAGAAGCTGTACGACGAGATGCTGTCGCATATCAAAGAGACGGATGTTTCCGTTCCCTATCGAAATCGGGGCTGGTTCTACTATGTCCGTACTGTGGAGGGGAAACAGTACCCGATTCACTGCCGACGACTGGCTGTGGGAGCAGCGTATGACGAGTCGCAGCCGGAAGAGATTCTGCTGGATGTGAACCAACTTGCAGAGGGCCAGTCGTTTATGGCATTGGGCGCGCTGTCAGTAAGCATCGACGATACGAAACTTGCCTACTCCACCGATAACACGGGCTTTCGACAGTACACGCTGCATGTACGCGATCTGAAGACCGGCCTGGACTTACCGGACAGTGCAGAACGGGTGGGCTCGATCGCGTGGGCCGCAGACTCGCACACACTCTTCTACACGACTGAGGATGAGGTGACGAAGCGGCATGATCATCTCTTTCGGCATCGTCTGGGCGACTCCTCAGAGAGCGATGTTTTGATCTACGAAGAGAAAGATGAACGCTTCAACGTGGGAGTGGGCAAGACTCGTGACAACGAGTACCTGCTGATGGAGGCGGGGAGCCATACAACTAGCGAGTGCCGTTTTCTCTCTGCGAAGACTCCTGAAGGCGAGTTTCAGATGATTGCGCCACGCGTCGATGAGCAGGAGTACGCGGTCGATCATCGCAAGGGCTTGTTCTACATTCGAACGAACGATGTGGGTAAAAGCTTTCGTGTGGTGACGACCAGAGTGGAGACGCCAGAACGAGATTTCTGGGAGGAGTTGATTCCGTTACAAGCAGACGCGCCGCTTGAAGACTTCGATGTCTTCGATTCGTTTTGCGTTTGTTCGCGGCGCAGACTTGGTCTTCCTACCCTTACGGTCATCGAATTCGGCATGGCAAAGGGAGTCGGCCTATCGCGAGAGATCGCATTTCCAGAGCCGGTTTATGCTGCCGCGACGAATATGAATCCGGAGTTTGCAACAGAGAAGCTTCGGTATAGCTATACATCGCTGGTGTCGCCTGCTTCAATTTACGAGTATGACCTGCGGTTGGGGACGTCGCAGCTTTTGAAGCAGCAGGAGGTTCCGGGCGGCTTCGATTCGTCTCGTTATGCTTCGGAGCGAGTCTGGGTTGAGACTTCTGACGGGGTGAAGATTCCGGTTTCTGTTGTTTATCGACGTGATTCTTTTACGCGAAACTCTACTAACCCTGTTTATGTTTATGGGTATGGCTCATATGGATATCCGCTTCCCATCGGGTTCAGCTCGTCGCGGTTGTCGCTGCTGGATCGAGGTGTGGTGATCGCTTATGCGCACATTCGTGGTGGTGGCGAGATGGGAGATTTGTGGCACGATGCCGGCAAGATGATGGTGAAACGCAATACGTTCAGCGACTTCATCGCGGTGACTGAGCAGTTGGTCGCGAAGGGGTACGGGGCCAGGGATCGGGTTGCAATTGAGGGTGGGAGTGCGGGTGGGTTGTTGATGGGTGCGGTGGTCAATGAGCGGCCAGAGTTGTTTCGGGTGGTTCTGTCGCACGTTCCGTTTGTGGATGTGCTGAACACGATGCTTGACGCGAGTTTGCCACTGACTGTGGCGGAGTATGAGGAGTGGGGGAATCCGAACGAGGCGGAGGCTTTTGAGTACATGCGGTCTTACTCGCCGTATGACAACCTCAAGGCCGGAGAGTATCCGGCCTTGCTGGTGAAGACGAGCCTGAACGACTCCCAGGTGATGTACTGGGAGCCGGCGAAGTATGTGGCTAAACTGCGCACGCTGAAGACGAACGATGCTCCACTACTGCTGCACATCAATATGGATGCCGGACATGGTGGTGCTTCGGGGCGGTACGACTATCTGAAAGAGATTGCGTTCGACTATGCGTTTTTGCTGACCGAACTTGGAGCGGCGGACTAG